A region of the Hyla sarda isolate aHylSar1 unplaced genomic scaffold, aHylSar1.hap1 scaffold_3556, whole genome shotgun sequence genome:
gcacaggggaatcagtctgacaggaagtccgtGCATCGGAGAATCAGTCTGATAGGAAGTCAgtgcacaggagaatcagtctgacaggaagtcagtgcacaggagaatcagtctgacaggaagtccgtGCACAAGggaatcagtctgacaggaagtccgtgcacaggagaatcagtctgacaggaagtcttTGCACAGGAGaattagtctgacaggaagtctgtgcacaggagaatcagtctgacaggaagtctgtgcacaggagaattagtctgacaggaagtctgtgcacaggagaattagtctgacaggaagtctgtgcacaggagaatcagtctgacaggaagtctgtgcacaggagaatcagtctgacaggaagtctgtgcacaggagaatcagtctgacaggaagtctgtgCTCAGGggaatcagtctgacaggaagtctgtgcacaggagaatcagtctgacaggaagtctgtTCACAGaagaatcagtctgacaggaagtccgtgcatcggagaatcagtctgacaggaagtccgtgcatcggagaatcagtctgacaggaagcCTGTGtacaggagaatcagtctgacaggaagtcattgcacaggagaatcagtctgacaggaagtctgtgcacaggagaatcagtcttACAGGAAGTCAgtgcacaggagaatcagtctgacaggaagtctgtgcacaggagaatcagtctgacaggaagtcattgcacaggagaatcagtctgacaggaagtctgtTCACAGGAGAATCAGTCTTACAGGAAGTCAgtgcacaggagaatcagtctgacaggaagtctgtgcacaggagaatcagtctgaaacgaagtctgtgcacagaaaagTCAGTCTGTTTATGAAGCCTACAACGCAAATGAGCAGAACAAAAGCTAATAAAGTAGTAAGTTACTAAATGTTGCTGCTTGAAAAGCTTCTTACCTCTTAAAGCTTCCGTCTTCTTGTCTTTGCCACTGtagattttcttaattttataaagCCTACATGAAGTGACAAGGAGACAATGAGCAATATGAGACAATGAGCAGTACGAGACAATGAGCAGTACGAGACAATGAGCAATACGAGACAATGAGCAATACGAGACAATGAGCAGTACGAGACAATGAGCAGTACGAGACAATGAGCAGTACGAGACAATGAGCAGTATGAGTACATAGCAGAACATTTCCCTAGTTTGAACAGTCAGAGCTTGGCCCCATTCCCTTCTTATTTATGGTCTCTGTGACCAGTATATATTGGGATACCAGCAGAAGGTTAAGCCGTCCTATACTGTAGCATTTTAGTAGATCTGCACCTACTAGAAGTCACCTCCACCTGCTGGAAGATACCTGATTGCCTCTTTTCCTATGAGTTCAACCGGAACTTTTTCGACATAATCTTCAGTGTCTGCCCTTTCTCTTTCTAACGTGTCCAGTGGTATTGGGGTCATTTTCGTTTTTGACCAGTAAGAGCGGCAGAGGAAGAAGTACGGCTCGAACTTCATGCCATATTTATCTAGTGGAACAAGAAAACATTGGTTATATATATCAAGAGTTTAGCTCCAGTTATCATTGCTGCTACAAGGCTAGCCAAAGCCAACAAAGTCTTTCTCCTGCATGTCCACAGGCCTCAGTATTCTGTCTGTATTACCTACAATAAAGAGCCCGACAGAGTCTGTATAATGTGCTGTGCATGTGTGGTGGTCATGGAGATGACGAGGGATATGCTGAGAGTAATAGTACTGATGATTTGTCATGTGGCAGGGTGGTATAGCTAACCCCATGTTCCCTGTGAACCCAGTTATCTTTTTGTCATTAGAGTTGTTCCCATAGTacaaagtgcaggaatgagacctctggacactatgcttatGTGTAACAAATTCAAGAACTTGTAGACAGATTGTAGAcagatgtttatgttcacagttCAATTTACTGAAACTACTGTTGAACATCTTCCCAGGTTGGCTTACTGTGGTGCATTATGTACTCACAGGACTATCTGCTCTTGTGACATGATAACTAGAGTTATGTGGGCAGGAACACTTTAATCACGTGGCAGCCAAACACTAGCTCTGATCGTAGTCCACTGAACAGATCAGTGTATTGCAGAGAGATCCTTGTTCAGCCTTATTCTCTCTGATGAAGACAAAGAAAACTCCTTCTTGGAGATGAAGAACTTGATCACTTTATCCTTACAGTGTGAACAGGAGCAGTGACTTGATTCTAAACCAGGATTTCACCTGGATAAGACACATGTGGCTTAGGTGTAGGTATGCCTAGAAATAGCAGAGCTATGACACATGTGGCACTGGCAAGAGCCAGGCAACCACTACTGCCTAACAGGTTTGGGTCCTCCCCTTCTCCTGGAACAGAGAGATTGGACAAGGGACTTCACCCACAACCATTCTTTGGAAGAATCATGTGACCAAGGCAACATTCAGCTGATATACAGCTAAGTACAAATGTTAACCCTTTACACTCTGAAtacctcagtgtatgcaatgGACATGCTGCAATGCACATACATACTTTTGCAAATAAACCTCCATTAATTCATACACATTTAAGCAATATTCAAAAACCTCATTCTCACAACAGCTGTTTGCAGATAGTAGCTAAACCATTGGTACCGGGACATTACATATGCCTCGTCATGTTAGAAGAAATGTGGTAAAGCCTGATTTACATAGGTTTAAATAATCCTACACTTGAGGAAACAAGATGTCAGATTTCAGGTCTTTTTGGAATATTGGGGTTTTTAATGACTGAAACAAGGATTGTCACAGGCCGTCTCCTGCTGCCACATGTGGACACAAGATCCTTTTTATATTAGCGTTTCGACTGTTTATATCAGACGCCGAATTGACAGGAATTTCCAGTGTCTGGAATAATAGAATTTTTACAGTAGAGGACAAGTTTACCTGCTAGAATCTTGTCAAAGTACAATGTGAGGAGGAAGTAGAGGATGGAGTCCAGCAGAAGGCCGATGTAGCTGCCAAGGACATGGCAGGAGTCTCCAGTGAGGTCTGAGAAGAAGACGCCCTGGAGGTCCATCTCCATGTGTACACTCTGTAACCAGAAGGAAACCATGTGTAAGGATGCAGTGTCTATGAAGACTGTAGGTGCAGTGTTTCTGGCAGCAAAATGGATTCTCTGCCGAAGGTACTGACCACATACCGGCATCAGTGCCAGCAAAAGGGCATCCTAACATAGTGCCAGATACACTGCACTGTCAACACTAATAGTACCAGCCAGACTAACCTCATGTACAGTACCATCTGGAGATACCACGCTAATAGTAGGAGCCAGACAACCCTCATGTACAGTACCAGCCAGACTACCCTCATGTACTGTACCAGCTGGAGATACCACACTAATAGTAGGAGCCAGACAACCCTCATGTACAGTACCAGCCAGACTACCCTCATGTACTGTACCAGATGGAGAT
Encoded here:
- the LOC130331741 gene encoding ATP-binding cassette sub-family A member 10-like, yielding MVSFWLQSVHMEMDLQGVFFSDLTGDSCHVLGSYIGLLLDSILYFLLTLYFDKILADKYGMKFEPYFFLCRSYWSKTKMTPIPLDTLERERADTEDYVEKVPVELIGKEAIRLYKIKKIYSGKDKKTEALRDLDLDIYKGQITALLGHSGAGKTTLLNILSGMSRMSGGSASIYNHQHSDIHNLQEIQRRIGFCPQFDVKFDHLTVRENLEVFCRIKGIAPGEVMSEVKSIHICVMCIYSQRIYV